From Pithys albifrons albifrons isolate INPA30051 chromosome 27, PitAlb_v1, whole genome shotgun sequence, one genomic window encodes:
- the NR2C2AP gene encoding nuclear receptor 2C2-associated protein isoform X1 has product MIQGVSNPAQVSPVLLWVSPVLLRAPQYCLRVPTVPRGSPVRSRGSPILPSYPKYHPGVSKPAQAAMPLEPLVCADTTTRVSSVLNRDGKQFGKKHMFDMSEETCWNSDQGTYQWVTLDFPRPVKVSQLHIQFQGGFSSRLCTLEGCRAGEELVKISELYPQDNNAMQTFQVEETVLEKLKITFENSTDFFGRIVVYHLGVLGERL; this is encoded by the exons ATGATCCAGGGGGTCTCCAATCCTGCCCAGGTGTCCCCAGTGCTCCTTTGGGtgtcccctgtgctgctcagggccccccAGTACTGTCTGAGGGTCCCCACTGTGCCTCGGGGGTCTCCAGTACGATCCAGGGGATCTCCAATCCTGCCCAGCTATCCCAAATACCATCCAGGGGTCTCCAAACCTGCCCAG GCAGCGATGCCGCTGGAGCCCCTGGTCTGTGCCGACACAACCACGCG ggtgagctccgTGCTGAACCGGGATGGGAAGCAGTTTGGGAAGAAGCACATGTTCGACATGAGCGAGGAGACGTGTTGGAACTCCGACcag GGCACGTACCAGTGGGTCACCCTGGATTTCCCCCGCCCAGTCAAGGTCTCGCAGCTCCACATCCAGTTCCAGGGGGGTTTCTCCAGCCGGCTGTGCACTCTGGAAG gctgcagagcaggtgaAGAACTGGTGAAAATATCCGAGCTGTACCCACAGGACAACAATGCCATGCAA ACATTCCAGGTGGAGGAGACGGtgctggaaaagctgaaaatcacCTTTGAGAACAGCACGGACTTCTTTGGGAGGATCGTGGTGTAtcacctgggggtgctgggggagaggctgtAG
- the NR2C2AP gene encoding nuclear receptor 2C2-associated protein isoform X2: MIQGVSNPAQVSPVLLWVSPVLLRAPQYCLRVPTVPRGSPVRSRGSPILPSYPKYHPGVSKPAQAAMPLEPLVCADTTTRVSSVLNRDGKQFGKKHMFDMSEETCWNSDQGTYQWVTLDFPRPVKVSQLHIQFQGGFSSRLCTLEGRILGQPLEAPQHLNLHSPNPQAAEQVKNW, from the exons ATGATCCAGGGGGTCTCCAATCCTGCCCAGGTGTCCCCAGTGCTCCTTTGGGtgtcccctgtgctgctcagggccccccAGTACTGTCTGAGGGTCCCCACTGTGCCTCGGGGGTCTCCAGTACGATCCAGGGGATCTCCAATCCTGCCCAGCTATCCCAAATACCATCCAGGGGTCTCCAAACCTGCCCAG GCAGCGATGCCGCTGGAGCCCCTGGTCTGTGCCGACACAACCACGCG ggtgagctccgTGCTGAACCGGGATGGGAAGCAGTTTGGGAAGAAGCACATGTTCGACATGAGCGAGGAGACGTGTTGGAACTCCGACcag GGCACGTACCAGTGGGTCACCCTGGATTTCCCCCGCCCAGTCAAGGTCTCGCAGCTCCACATCCAGTTCCAGGGGGGTTTCTCCAGCCGGCTGTGCACTCTGGAAG GGAGGATTTTGGGACAGCCCCTGGAGGCTCCACAGCACCTGAACCTTCACTCTCCCAatccacaggctgcagagcaggtgaAGAACTGGTGA
- the NR2C2AP gene encoding nuclear receptor 2C2-associated protein isoform X3 translates to MPLEPLVCADTTTRVSSVLNRDGKQFGKKHMFDMSEETCWNSDQGTYQWVTLDFPRPVKVSQLHIQFQGGFSSRLCTLEGCRAGEELVKISELYPQDNNAMQTFQVEETVLEKLKITFENSTDFFGRIVVYHLGVLGERL, encoded by the exons ATGCCGCTGGAGCCCCTGGTCTGTGCCGACACAACCACGCG ggtgagctccgTGCTGAACCGGGATGGGAAGCAGTTTGGGAAGAAGCACATGTTCGACATGAGCGAGGAGACGTGTTGGAACTCCGACcag GGCACGTACCAGTGGGTCACCCTGGATTTCCCCCGCCCAGTCAAGGTCTCGCAGCTCCACATCCAGTTCCAGGGGGGTTTCTCCAGCCGGCTGTGCACTCTGGAAG gctgcagagcaggtgaAGAACTGGTGAAAATATCCGAGCTGTACCCACAGGACAACAATGCCATGCAA ACATTCCAGGTGGAGGAGACGGtgctggaaaagctgaaaatcacCTTTGAGAACAGCACGGACTTCTTTGGGAGGATCGTGGTGTAtcacctgggggtgctgggggagaggctgtAG
- the RFXANK gene encoding DNA-binding protein RFXANK yields the protein MECGDGGAETLRNSSVDPQNSPELLALDGFPLKHSNTLTNRQRGNEVSALPATLDTLSIHQLAAQGELMQLKEHLRKGENLVNKPDERGFTPLIWAAAFGEIETVRHLLEWGADPHALAKERESALSLASMGGYTDIVTLLLERNVDINIYDWNGGTPLLYAVRGNHVKCVEALLAHGADLTEEADSGYTPMDLAVALGHKKVQQVIENHILKLFQNKGLE from the exons ATggagtgtggggatg GTGGAGCTGAGACCCTCAGGAACTCCTCTGTGGACCCCCAGAACAGCCCTGAGCTCCTGGCCCTGGATG GTTTCCCCCTGAAACACTCCAACACTTTGACCAACAGACAACGAGGCAATGAGGTCTCAGCCCTCCCAGCCACGCTGGACA cACTTTCCATCCACCAACTTGCTGCCCAAGGGGAGCTCATGCAGCTGAAGGAGCACCTTCGGAAAG GTGAGAACTTGGTGAACAAACCCGACGAGAGAGGGTTCACCCCCCTGATCTGGGCCGCGGCCTTCGGGGAGATCGAGACTGTCCGTCACCTGCTGGAGTGG GGAGCTGATCCCCATGCCCTGgccaaggagagagagagtgccctgtccctggccagCATGGGAGGGTACACAGACATTGTCaccctgctgctggagaggaaCGTGGACATCAACATCTACGACTGG AACGGTGGCACCCCCCTGCTCTACGCCGTGCGTGGGAACCACGTCAAGTGTGTGGAGGCCCTGCTGG CTCACGGCGCTGACCTGACGGAGGAGGCGGATTCCGGTTACACCCCCATGGATCTGGCCGTGGCCCTGGGACACAAGAAAG tcCAGCAGGTTATTGAGAACCACATCCTGAAGCTGTTCCAGAACAAGGGGCTGGAGTGA
- the BORCS8 gene encoding BLOC-1-related complex subunit 8: MEEPEMQLKVKKVTDKFTESLYVLANEPSVALFRLQEHVRRSLPELAQHKSDMQSWEEQSQGAIYTVEYACSAIKNMTDSTVYFKSIDSLLKHAIAMKEQLNNSQGKSTVAPQAKNPPASS; the protein is encoded by the exons ATGGAGGAGCCCGAGATGCAGCTGAAGGTGAAGAAAG TCACGGACAAGTTCACAGAGAGTCTGTACGTGTTGGCCAACGAGCCGTCCGTGGCTCTGTTCCGGCTGCAGGAGCACGTGCGGCGCTCGCTGCCCGAGCTGGCCCAGCACAAG tctgacatgcagagctgggaggagcagagccagggagccATTTACACCGTGGAATACGCCTGCAG TGCCATCAAGAACATGACTGACAGCACCGTGTACTTCAAGAGCATCGACAGCCTCCTCAAACACGCCATAGCCATGAAGGAACAGCTCAACAATTCCCAGGGCAAAAG CACTGTTGCCCCACAAGCCAAGAATCCTCCAGCCAGTTCCTGA